The stretch of DNA GAAACTCCGCGGTGCTGTCGCTCGAGTCCGAGTCGCAGACGAGAATCTCGTACGTGTCCGGCGCAACGTCCTGCGCAAGAAGCGACGGAACGACGTGGCGTAGCGTCTCGACGCGATTGTAGGTCGGAATGATGACGGAGAGTTCAGGCATGAATGAGTCGCCTGACGCCCTCGACGACCTCGTCGTGAAAGCGCGCCAAAGCTGCGGGTTCCTCTGAAGCGGGTTTCCTCACCAGCACGTTCGGCACTCCGTACGGCGCCCATTCCTGGCTGTTGAGCTCGAAATACCGGTGTTCGAAAGCGACGACGGTAGGCCTGCGCACGGCGCTTGCGACGTGCGTCGCGGCCGTGTCGACGGTGACGACGCACGCCGCCCGCTCGAAGACCGCCGCCCAGTGGAAGAACGGCAGCTCGTGGAGGATGGTGCAGTCCTTTGGAGCGTCCAGCGCGGCGACGTACTCGCGGCTCTCGGGAGGGCAGGTGACGACGATCGGCGGCCCGAGAGCTGCGAGCGCTCGCAGCAACGTCCGGGTCGACTCGGGCGAACTCCCGTCGCCGAACCAGCGCAGGCCCAGATGCAGCACGATCGGTGCCGGCGGGAGTGCGGCGACGGCGGCCCGGTCCTCGTCGCGCACGTCGAGGCGCAGCTGCGTGACGCGCTCCCGCGCGCCCGCCAGCGCGACCAGATCGAGCAACTGCTCGACTTCGTGGCGCACGTGGCGCCGCGGATCGCGCTCCGAGAGCGCGGGATCCGCCTCGGAGAGCATCATGGTATCCACGTACAGCGGTGCCGCGAGTCGCGCGAGCCAGCGCTGGCGGTACGTGTAACCGACGCGGTAGGCCGCTCGCGTCGCGCCAACGAGCCGCAAGTCGACGATGCGCGGGGCGAGGGCGATCGCGAGATCGTAGCCACGTAGGCTCGCACCGAGCCGCCCGGCATTTGCGTCGTCGACCAGCGTGACGAGCTCGTCGATATCGTCGTTGCGCTCCACCGTGATGCGATTGTACGCACTCGTTACCATCGTGACGTGCGCTTGCGGAAACGATGCGCGCACCGTCGCGATAGCCGGCGTGGACAGGATGAGATCCCCGATGCGATCGGTACGCGCGAGCAGAATGCGCATCGCTACGATCTGCCGGCGCTGCGGCGCGCGCGCTCCAGCTCCTCGAAGTAGGTCTCTCGCGCCAAGCGCCGCGCCGCGCGCAGCTGCGCATCGGTGAGCGCAGCGTCCGGCGCCAACCCCCGCACCATGCGGCGGCATCGCTCCGGCACGCCGGCCCGTCGAATGCCGGCGTGCAACGCTCGGGCCGCGGCGTACTCTCCGGTCGCGAGCGCGGTTCGCCAATGCGGATGCAAACCGGCGAGCTGTACGGCGGTTCGCGCTTGAGCGCGCGCTTGGCGCACCATCCCCTCAACCTCGCTGCCGCGCAGGCGTGGCTTGTAATGATAGACGAGCGCGCGTGGATTGAACGTCGCCCGTACGCCCGCGAAACGCAGCCGAAGCCCGACGTCGATGTCCTCCCAACCGTATTCGGAAAACCCTTCGTTGAACCCGCCGACGGCCCGCAGCGCTGCCGCCGGCACCGACACGTTCGTCGTCCAGAAGTAGTTGCTGCTGTAATCCTTGATCGACCACGCCGCAACGGGAAGATCGTCGAAGCTCTCCACGTTGATCGCGCCGCCGCGCACGATGAACGACGGATGACGCGCGTGCGAACGCAGATGTTCCTCGACGAAGTTCGGCAGCACGAGCACGTCGTCGTCGATGAAGATGAGGCGCTCGCCGCGCGCCTTGGCAACGCCCGCGTTACGCGCGGAGGCGAGCCCCGCGTTCGGCTGGTCGATCACCTCGAACGGGCAGGTCGCACGCCGGCGCGCGCGCGCGATGACGGCGGCGGTGGAATCGGTGGACCCGTCGTTGACGAGCACGACGTCGTAGGTACCGTCCGGAACCGTCTGCTCGAAGCACGCGTCGAGCACACGCTCGAGCAGCGCCGCGCGATTATAGGTACAGAGCTGGATGGTCGCCCGCACAGCTAATCGCCCGCAAGTCCTCGGGGCCGCAGCATCAGCTCGATGCGATAGATCACCTCGTCGACGACGATGGCGAGGAGCGCGGCCGGAATCGCCCCGAGAAGCAGCGTGTGCGGATCGTTGAGCGTCAGGCCGGCGAGGATGAAGTCGCCGAGGCCGCCCGCGCCGATGAGCGCGGCGATCGTCGCCGTGCCGACGGCGATCACCGCCGACGTGCGCACGCCGGCGAGTATGAACGGCAGCGCTATGGGAAACTGTACCCAGCCCAGAATCTGTGCGCGGGAGAGCCCGA from Candidatus Dormiibacterota bacterium encodes:
- a CDS encoding glycosyltransferase family 9 protein, which produces MRILLARTDRIGDLILSTPAIATVRASFPQAHVTMVTSAYNRITVERNDDIDELVTLVDDANAGRLGASLRGYDLAIALAPRIVDLRLVGATRAAYRVGYTYRQRWLARLAAPLYVDTMMLSEADPALSERDPRRHVRHEVEQLLDLVALAGARERVTQLRLDVRDEDRAAVAALPPAPIVLHLGLRWFGDGSSPESTRTLLRALAALGPPIVVTCPPESREYVAALDAPKDCTILHELPFFHWAAVFERAACVVTVDTAATHVASAVRRPTVVAFEHRYFELNSQEWAPYGVPNVLVRKPASEEPAALARFHDEVVEGVRRLIHA
- a CDS encoding glycosyltransferase family A protein, with protein sequence MRATIQLCTYNRAALLERVLDACFEQTVPDGTYDVVLVNDGSTDSTAAVIARARRRATCPFEVIDQPNAGLASARNAGVAKARGERLIFIDDDVLVLPNFVEEHLRSHARHPSFIVRGGAINVESFDDLPVAAWSIKDYSSNYFWTTNVSVPAAALRAVGGFNEGFSEYGWEDIDVGLRLRFAGVRATFNPRALVYHYKPRLRGSEVEGMVRQARAQARTAVQLAGLHPHWRTALATGEYAAARALHAGIRRAGVPERCRRMVRGLAPDAALTDAQLRAARRLARETYFEELERARRSAGRS